Within the Pseudomonas chlororaphis subsp. aurantiaca genome, the region TGCCCAGCACTTTTCTTCCGAGCTGCTCAACCGTTTCGAGCGCGAACGCCCGAGCCTGCCAGCCATCGCGCTGACCACCGACAGCTCGACGATCACCTCGATCGCCAACGACTACAGTTACAACGAAGTCTTTTCCAAGCAGATTCGCGCCCTGGGCCAGCCCGGCGACGTCCTGCTGGCGATTTCCACCAGCGGCAACTCGGCGAACATCATTCAAGCGATCCAGGCCGCACATGATCGCGAAATGATTGTCGTAGCATTGACCGGTCGCGATGGCGGCGGCATGGCGTCCCTGCTATTGCCGGAAGATGTCGAGATTCGCGTACCGGCCAACGTCACTGCACGTATCCAGGAAGTCCACCTGCTGGCGATCCACTGCCTCTGCGACCTGATCGACAGCCAACTGTTCGGGAGTGAAGAATGACCCCTAATCGCCTTGGCCTACTGGCCCTGACCCTAGCCTTGAGCAT harbors:
- a CDS encoding phosphoheptose isomerase, producing MDMQSRIRQLFQASIDTKQQAMDVLAPHIEQASQVMVNALLNEGKMLSCGNGGSAGDAQHFSSELLNRFERERPSLPAIALTTDSSTITSIANDYSYNEVFSKQIRALGQPGDVLLAISTSGNSANIIQAIQAAHDREMIVVALTGRDGGGMASLLLPEDVEIRVPANVTARIQEVHLLAIHCLCDLIDSQLFGSEE